A window of Streptomyces gilvosporeus contains these coding sequences:
- a CDS encoding LysR family transcriptional regulator, with protein sequence MNHSGLLRRVEYFLAVAEELHLGRAAERCHVTQPTLSQQIKVLEKELETRLLERSKTGISLTAAGEILRHEAPHLLGHIHSMRTKLKAASSEGHRLVRVAFSRAGHALGQRAMVAEFRRDHPAVNVTIASGWSDGNVRLVRAREVDFAFVRPPIAADDLQLHVVGSSEIVMLAPTQLTRSTGPAPAELPLIMWPRDQAPGYYDHLLRIIGREGVGHVVREEPDYANIASAVAAGDGISFMDRGIAEWLTHGEDTQVLRLRASAAHAPLGVISRRDQDENLANRFVLACRRATATELSPTPGGFPVGSVRPTFGVPGDRESDVR encoded by the coding sequence ATGAATCATTCCGGTCTGCTGCGGCGCGTGGAATACTTTCTCGCCGTCGCCGAAGAATTACACCTGGGACGCGCCGCCGAACGTTGTCACGTCACCCAGCCCACCCTCTCCCAGCAGATCAAGGTGCTGGAGAAGGAACTGGAGACACGGCTGCTGGAACGCAGCAAAACAGGCATCTCCCTGACCGCCGCGGGCGAGATCCTCCGCCACGAGGCGCCGCACCTGCTGGGCCACATCCACTCGATGAGAACGAAGCTCAAGGCCGCCTCCTCGGAGGGCCACCGCCTGGTGCGGGTGGCCTTCAGCCGTGCGGGCCACGCCCTGGGGCAACGCGCCATGGTCGCCGAGTTCCGCCGGGATCATCCGGCCGTGAACGTCACGATCGCCTCCGGCTGGTCCGACGGCAACGTCCGCCTCGTACGCGCCAGAGAGGTCGACTTCGCCTTCGTCCGACCGCCGATCGCCGCAGACGACCTCCAACTGCACGTGGTGGGATCCAGTGAGATCGTGATGCTGGCTCCCACCCAGCTCACCCGGTCGACCGGCCCCGCGCCCGCCGAACTCCCCCTCATCATGTGGCCCCGCGACCAGGCCCCCGGCTACTACGACCACCTCCTGCGCATCATCGGTCGTGAAGGAGTCGGCCATGTCGTCCGGGAGGAGCCCGACTACGCCAACATCGCCTCGGCGGTGGCCGCCGGCGACGGTATCTCCTTCATGGACCGGGGCATCGCCGAATGGCTCACCCACGGCGAGGACACCCAGGTCCTCCGCCTGCGCGCCAGCGCCGCTCACGCCCCCCTCGGGGTGATCAGCCGCCGAGACCAGGACGAAAACCTGGCGAACCGCTTCGTCCTGGCCTGTCGTCGGGCCACCGCCACCGAGCTCTCCCCCACCCCCGGCGGGTTTCCCGTCGGGTCCGTACGACCGACCTTCGGTGTACCCGGCGATCGGGAATCAGACGTCAGGTGA
- a CDS encoding MFS transporter, whose product MSVTRFTRREARVLFFAFFSVVLGLMAVDFFNPSLPAIQEDLSVSQSAMKNLIVFYMIVLGLAQFFYGSLSDTRGRKIALLIGLAVAAVGLFVGYTAHNVAVLNISRALTALGTASCTVISRALIVDTLDEPVKLRKAFSYFSMACQLSPSLAPLLGSFIGAHFGWRVQFLLFSVAVVLGLIMVFFLMPETHPESEREHGGTGKVLAYTTVLKDINFTSYSIASALIFSFTIAFYATAPFAFHALHVSPIGNSLFYILYSMSIVCGSFFNSWVRWGPRDTYVRGLAAYLLVFIVAAFADLDGSLLRIGVFSVALGFTCGVMAPLTLTLSMTKVETARGAASALQGAIKMFFTGVLMVVFDSVDIGGFTPIVLVFLGFGAALLALFALTAAANRKASERVGIPEKQTS is encoded by the coding sequence ATGTCTGTCACCCGATTCACCCGACGCGAGGCGCGGGTTCTGTTCTTCGCCTTCTTCAGCGTCGTCCTCGGCCTGATGGCAGTGGACTTCTTCAACCCCTCCCTGCCGGCCATCCAGGAAGATCTGTCGGTCAGCCAGAGTGCGATGAAGAACCTGATCGTGTTCTACATGATCGTGCTCGGCCTGGCGCAGTTCTTCTACGGCAGTCTGTCCGACACCCGGGGCCGCAAGATCGCCCTGTTGATCGGACTCGCCGTCGCGGCCGTCGGCCTGTTCGTGGGCTATACCGCCCACAACGTCGCGGTGTTGAACATCTCCCGTGCGCTGACCGCGCTGGGCACCGCGTCGTGCACAGTGATCTCCCGGGCGCTGATCGTCGACACCCTCGACGAGCCCGTCAAGCTGCGCAAGGCGTTCTCCTACTTCTCGATGGCCTGTCAGCTGTCGCCCTCGCTGGCCCCGCTGCTGGGCAGTTTCATCGGTGCCCACTTCGGCTGGCGCGTGCAGTTCCTGCTGTTCTCCGTTGCGGTCGTCCTCGGCCTGATCATGGTCTTCTTCCTGATGCCGGAGACACACCCCGAGTCGGAACGCGAACACGGCGGAACGGGCAAGGTCCTGGCGTACACGACCGTGCTGAAGGACATCAACTTCACTTCCTACAGCATCGCCTCCGCACTGATCTTCTCCTTCACCATCGCGTTCTACGCGACGGCGCCGTTCGCTTTCCACGCGCTGCATGTCAGTCCGATCGGCAACAGCCTCTTCTACATCCTCTATTCGATGTCCATCGTGTGCGGATCGTTCTTCAACAGCTGGGTCCGCTGGGGGCCACGGGACACCTACGTCCGAGGTCTGGCCGCCTACCTGCTCGTCTTCATCGTCGCGGCCTTCGCCGACCTGGACGGCAGTCTGCTGCGGATCGGCGTCTTCTCGGTCGCCCTGGGCTTCACGTGCGGAGTGATGGCCCCGCTGACCCTGACGCTCAGCATGACCAAAGTGGAGACCGCTCGCGGCGCCGCAAGCGCGTTGCAGGGGGCCATCAAGATGTTCTTCACCGGCGTGCTGATGGTGGTGTTCGACAGCGTCGACATCGGCGGTTTCACGCCCATCGTCCTGGTCTTCCTCGGCTTCGGCGCGGCGCTGCTCGCGCTGTTCGCCCTCACCGCGGCCGCGAACCGGAAAGCAAGCGAAAGGGTCGGCATTCCGGAGAAGCAAACCAGCTGA
- a CDS encoding methyltransferase domain-containing protein: protein MVSIGIEGISVAGSDLHAQLDQLRVHSPEMYRRIDQPRLDSWQKEQEADEAVRDDFGSDIAGGRGSSYVRAQQLNVDARAAGIRQLIELMTQRSEGTQAIVDLLGGDGLVRRVCSRIGLSDVEIMTCDASPHMVHTAWATGVPALLQRAERQLFRSGSVDGVLLAYGTHHIPPALRRSVAEESYRVLRPGGAFLLHDFLSGSPMDTWFSKVVDRYSHTGHQYAHFSEDEIGQYLAEVGFDFKIMEIDDSYTATGVTADEAEQNLGEYLVDMYGLRKVVESLGPQQAHRWAIEEAKSIFRYPEQPGMRSSSTVQRIDDTGLWRCTVPRRAVIGLGWKP, encoded by the coding sequence ATGGTGTCGATTGGTATCGAAGGTATATCCGTAGCCGGCAGTGATCTCCATGCCCAACTCGACCAACTGCGCGTCCACTCCCCGGAGATGTACCGGCGCATCGACCAACCCCGCCTCGATTCCTGGCAGAAAGAGCAGGAAGCCGATGAGGCCGTTCGTGACGACTTCGGTTCCGATATCGCCGGCGGCAGGGGATCCAGCTACGTCCGCGCCCAGCAGCTGAACGTCGACGCCAGAGCCGCGGGGATCCGCCAGCTCATCGAGCTGATGACGCAACGGAGCGAGGGAACCCAGGCGATCGTCGACCTCCTCGGAGGCGACGGACTGGTGCGGCGGGTCTGTTCCCGCATCGGCCTGTCCGACGTCGAGATCATGACCTGCGACGCGTCACCCCATATGGTGCACACGGCATGGGCGACGGGTGTCCCGGCACTGCTCCAGCGAGCCGAACGGCAACTCTTCCGGTCCGGTTCGGTGGACGGAGTTCTCCTCGCCTACGGCACCCACCACATCCCGCCCGCGTTACGCCGATCGGTGGCCGAGGAGTCCTATCGGGTCCTGCGGCCGGGCGGCGCCTTCCTGCTCCACGACTTCCTTTCCGGATCCCCCATGGACACCTGGTTCTCGAAGGTGGTCGACCGCTACTCCCACACCGGCCACCAATATGCCCACTTCTCGGAAGACGAGATCGGTCAGTACCTGGCAGAGGTGGGGTTCGACTTCAAAATAATGGAGATCGACGACTCGTACACCGCGACGGGCGTGACCGCGGACGAGGCCGAGCAGAACCTCGGCGAATATCTGGTGGACATGTACGGCCTGCGCAAGGTGGTGGAGTCGCTCGGTCCGCAGCAAGCACATCGATGGGCGATCGAAGAGGCCAAGTCGATATTCCGCTACCCCGAGCAGCCCGGGATGAGGTCCTCTTCCACGGTCCAACGCATCGATGACACCGGGCTTTGGAGGTGCACCGTTCCGCGACGCGCGGTCATCGGACTCGGCTGGAAACCCTGA